One genomic segment of Balaenoptera musculus isolate JJ_BM4_2016_0621 chromosome 11, mBalMus1.pri.v3, whole genome shotgun sequence includes these proteins:
- the FKBPL gene encoding FK506-binding protein-like: METPPVNPVGEKDTSQPQQQWEKNLDLTTQIRQQPRDPPTEILELRVSPDPDSQILENPQETEKLATGLEGDSDKSHGSASEVPEPLQASDLWYCPDGSFVKKIIIRGHGLDKPKLGSRCRVQAFGFTLGSGLPEGWTELTMGLGPWREETWGELIEKCLESMCQGEQAELQLPGRSGPPIRLTLASFTQGRDSWELEATEKEALAREERARGTELFRAGNPELAARCYGRALRLLLTLPPPGSPERTVLHANLAACQLLLGQPHLAAQSCDRVLEREPGHLKALYRRGVAQAALGNLEKATADLKKVLAVDPKNRAAQEELGKVIIQGKKQDAGLAQGLRKMFG, from the coding sequence ATGGAGACTCCACCAGTCAATCCAGTGGGAGAGAAGGACACCTCTCAACCGCAACAACAATGGGAAAAGAACCTTGATTTAACTACTCAGATTAGGCAGCAGCCCCGAGACCCTCCTACTGAAATCCTTGAGCTAAGAGTGAGCCCAGATCCAGACAGCCAAATTCTAGAGAATCCTCAAGAAACTGAAAAACTGGCCACTGGACTTGAAGGAGACTCTGATAAGTCTCATGGATCAGCCAGTGAGGTGCCAGAGCCCCTTCAAGCCTCTGATCTCTGGTACTGTCCGGATGGGAGCTTTGTCAAGAAGATCATAATCCGTGGCCATGGCTTGGACAAACCCAAGCTGGGCTCCCGCTGCCGGGTACAGGCTTTTGGATTTACTTTGGGGTCAGGGCTGCCAGAGGGCTGGACAGAGCTAACTATGGGGTTAGGCCCATGGAGGGAAGAAACCTGGGGGGAGCTCATAGAGAAATGCTTGGAGTCCATGTGTCAAGGCGAGCAGGCAGAGCTTCAGCTCCCTGGGCGCTCTGGACCTCCTATCAGGCTCACACTGGCCTCCTTCACCCAGGGCCGGGACTCCTGGGAACTGGAGGCCACTGAGAAGGAGGCCCTGGCCAGGGAAGAACGTGCAAGAGGCACAGAATTATTCCGAGCCGGGAACCCTGAATTGGCTGCCCGATGCTATGGACGGGCTCTTCGGCTGTTGCTGACTTTACCCCCACCTGGCTCTCCGGAACGAACTGTCCTTCATGCCAACCTAGCTGCCTGTCAGTTGCTGCTAGGGCAGCCCCATTTGGCAGCCCAGAGTTGTGACCGGGTTCTGGAACGGGAGCCTGGCCATTTAAAGGCCTTGTACCGAAGGGGGGTTGCCCAGGCTGCTCTTGGGAACCTGGAAAAAGCAACTGCTGACCTCAAGAAGGTGCTGGCGGTAGACCCAAAAAACCGGGCAGCCCAGGAGGAGCTGGGAAAGGTGATCATTCAGGGAAAGAAACAGGATGCAGGGCTGGCTCAGGGACTGCGCAAGATGTTTGGCTGA
- the ATF6B gene encoding LOW QUALITY PROTEIN: cyclic AMP-dependent transcription factor ATF-6 beta (The sequence of the model RefSeq protein was modified relative to this genomic sequence to represent the inferred CDS: inserted 1 base in 1 codon), which translates to MAELMLLSEIADPTRFFTDNLLSPEDWDSTLYAGLDEAAEEQTQLFLCPEQDVPFGSSSLDLGMDVSPPEPPWDSLPIFPDLQVKSEPSSPCSSSSLSSESSRLSTEPSSQASGVGEVLVVKSESLTPSLCLLGDDPTSPFETVQINVGPTSDDPSDVQIKIEPVSPSSSINSEASLLSAESPSQAFIGEEVLEVKTESPSPQGCLLRDVSGPPLGAVQISMGLSSDGSSGKPLPARKPPLQPKPVVITTVPMPPRAVPPSTTVLLQPLVQPPPVSPVVLIQGAIRVQPEGLTPPAPRPERKSIVPAPMPGNSCPPEVDAKLLKRQQRMIKNRESACQSRRKKKEYLQGLEARLQAVLADNQQLRRENAALRRRLEALLAENSELKLGSGNRKVVCIMVFLLFIAFNFGPVSISEPPPAPISPRMSREEPRPQRHLLEFSAQEPVHGVEHPQHPSQGPKETQPSSAGPPSFRNLTAFPGGTKELLLRDLDQLFLSSDCRHFNRTESLRLADELSGWVQRHQRGRRKIPQRPQERQKSQLWKKSPPVKAVPTQPPGPPERDSVGQLQLYRQPDRSQPEFLDAIDRREDTFYVVSFRRDHLLLPAISHNKTSRPKMSLVMPAMAPNETLSGRGPPGDYEEMMQIECEVMDTRVIHIKTSTVPPSLRKQPSSTPGNATGGPLPASAASQAHQAARQPXYLNHP; encoded by the exons aTGGCGGAGCTGATGCTCCTCAGCGAGATTGCGGACCCGACGCGCTTTTTCACCGACAATTTGCTGAGCCCGGAAGACTGGG ACAGCACCTTATACGCCGGCCTGGATGAAGCGGCCGAGGAGCAGACGCAGCTCTTCCTTTGCCCGGAGCAGGATGTCCCG TTTGGCAGCAGTTCCCTGGACTTGGGGATGGATGTCAGCCCTCCTGAACCCCCCTGGGACTCTCTGCCTATCTTCCCAG ATCTTCAGGTGAAGTCTGAGCCATCCTCcccctgctcttcctcctccctcagcTCTGAATCGTCGCGCCTTTCTACAGAGCCCTCCAGCCAG GCCTCTGGCGTAGGGGAGGTGCTGGTCGTGAAGTCAGAGTCCTTGACACCCTCACTCTGCCTCCTGGGAGATGATCCAACATCCCCATTTGAAACCGTCCAGATCAATGTGGGCCCCACCTCTGATGATCCCTCAG ATGTCCAGATTAAGATAGAACCTGTCTCTCCATCTTCCTCCATCAACTCGGAGGCTTCCCTGCTCTCTGCGGAGTCCCCCAGCCAG GCTTTTATAGGAGAGGAGGTACTGGAAGTGAAGACAGAGTCCCCATCCCCTCAAGGGTGTCTCTTGCGGGATGTCTCAGGCCCCCCACTTGGAGCTGTGCAGATCAGCATGGGCCTGTCCTCTGATGGCTCCTCAG GCAAACCCCTGCCCGCCCGGAAGCCACCACTGCAGCCCAAACCTGTGGTGATAACCACTGTCCCGATGCCACCGAGAGCCGTGCCTCCCAGCACCACTGTCCTTTTGCAGCCCCTTGTCCAGCCACCCCCAG TGTCCCCAGTTGTTCTCATCCAAGGTGCTATTCGAGTCCAGCCTGAGGGACTGACCCCCCCTGCTCCACGGCCTGAGAGGAAGAGCATTGTTCCAGCTCCTATGCCTGGGAACTCCTGCCCGCCTGAGGTGGAT GCAAAGCTGCTGAAGCGGCAGCAGCGAATGATCAAGAACCGGGAGTCGGCCTGCCAGTCccggaggaagaagaaagagtatCTGCAGGGGCTGGAAGCTCGGCTGCAGGCGGTGCTGGCCGACAACCAGCAGCTCCGGCGGGAGAATGCTGCCCTCCGCCGGCGGCTGGAGGCCCTGCTGGCTGAG AACAGCGAGCTCAAGTTAGGGTCTGGAAACAGGAAGGTGGTCTGCATCATggtcttccttctcttcattGCCTTCAACTTCGGGCCTGTCAG CATCAGTGAGCCTCCTCCAGCTCCCATCTCTCCTCGGATGAGCAGAGAGGAGCCTCGACCCCAGAGACACTTGCTGGAGTTCTCGGCGCAAGAGCCAGTTCACGGAGTCGAGCACCCCCAGCATCCCTCCCAGGGTCCCAAGGAGACCCAGCCCAGCTCCGCGGGCCCCCCAAGTTTCAG GAACCTGACAGCCTTCCCTGGGGGCACCAAGGAGCTGCTGCTGAGAGACCTGGACCAGCTCTTCCTCTCCTCTGACTGCCGGCACTTCAACCGAACCGAGTCCCTGAG GCTTGCTGATGAGCTGAGTGGCTGGGTCCAGCGCCACCAGAGAGGCCGGCGGAAGATCCCCCAGAGGCCCCAGgagagacag AAGTCTCAGCTATGGAAGAAGTCGCCTCCAGTTAAGGCAGTCCCCACCCAACCCCCTGGGCCCCCGGAAAG GGATTCTGTGGGCCAGCTGCAGCTATATCGCCAACCAGACCGTTCGCAGCCGGAGTTCCTGGATGCAATTGACCGACGGGAAGACACATTTTATGTTGTCTCCTTCCGAAGG gaccacttgcTGCTCCCAGCCATCAGCCACAACAAGACCTCTCGGCCCAAGATGTCCCTGGTGATGCCCGCCATGGCCCCCAATG AGACCCTGTCAGGCCGGGGGCCCCCGGGGGACTATGAGGAGATGATGCAGATCGAGTGTGAGGTCATGGACACCAGGGTGATTCACATCAAGACCTCCACAGTGCCCCCCTCGCTCCGAAAACAGCCGTCCTCAACCCCGGGCAATGCCACAGGTGGCCCCTTGCCAGCTTCTGCAGCCAGCCAGGCCCACCAGGCCGCCCGTCAGC TCTACCTCAATCATCCCTGA